The following proteins come from a genomic window of bacterium:
- a CDS encoding DUF481 domain-containing protein — MKIRIFCVYIALSLSCVLLAQVNTENLRKYNADRGFHHTVGFSLGLQEGNSESLSMKSNYRLDWLTTAYYSFFAANYERAESRGKLYSHKGFMHLRVTRNLSDYVIAEGFTQKEFNAFIDLKDRQLIGSGLRYEIMRTDSGRKSPVLVWAVGAGLMWEREMYEHNEPTVRKLRSTNYLSIRWNPDDRLAFVATTYYQADTRAFSDYRLLHNTSMTIALWKKLSFVTAFNARYDHRPAPGIRTYDVELSNGVNIVF, encoded by the coding sequence ATGAAGATCAGAATTTTTTGCGTTTATATCGCATTGAGCTTGTCGTGTGTCTTATTGGCGCAAGTAAATACTGAAAATTTACGCAAGTATAATGCGGATCGAGGATTCCATCATACCGTAGGTTTTAGTCTCGGTCTCCAAGAAGGCAATTCCGAATCCCTGAGCATGAAAAGCAATTACCGCTTGGATTGGCTTACCACGGCATATTATTCTTTTTTTGCCGCGAATTATGAGCGTGCCGAAAGCCGGGGAAAACTGTATTCGCATAAAGGATTTATGCATTTGCGTGTTACCCGAAATCTGAGCGATTACGTAATTGCCGAAGGTTTTACGCAGAAAGAATTTAATGCGTTTATTGACCTTAAAGATCGTCAATTGATCGGCAGTGGTCTACGCTATGAAATTATGCGAACGGATTCGGGGCGCAAGTCTCCAGTATTGGTATGGGCTGTCGGTGCTGGATTGATGTGGGAGCGTGAAATGTATGAACACAATGAGCCGACCGTCCGAAAACTACGCTCCACTAATTATTTATCCATACGATGGAATCCGGATGATCGGTTAGCATTTGTTGCTACGACCTATTATCAAGCCGATACGCGCGCGTTTTCCGACTACCGTCTATTACATAATACGAGTATGACCATCGCTCTCTGGAAAAAATTGAGTTTTGTGACGGCCTTCAATGCGCGGTATGATCATCGCCCGGCACCCGGGATTCGCACATATGATGTTGAATTGAGTAATGGTGTTAACATAGTTTTTTGA
- a CDS encoding sulfite exporter TauE/SafE family protein has product MDYLLIAIAAFTASALTFFSGFGLGTILMPVFALFFPVHTAVALTAVVHFLNNIFKLGLTGFFADKAVILRFGIPAIVAAFAGAELLTWMSASEPVASYYLGHTIFYIRWEKIIMAIVMIIFALLEIIPAWSQIHFDPKYLPYGGILSGFFGGLSGHQGALRSAFLLRLGLGKESFIATGVVIACMIDITRLSVYGFSIFQENIAAHWPLLLIAISSAFGGAFLGNRFLKKMTIALLQKSVALFLIALACALATGII; this is encoded by the coding sequence ATTGATTATTTACTCATTGCTATTGCAGCCTTTACGGCATCCGCGCTTACTTTTTTTTCGGGTTTCGGGCTGGGGACAATTTTGATGCCGGTCTTTGCTCTGTTTTTTCCGGTTCACACAGCTGTCGCATTGACCGCTGTTGTTCATTTTTTAAATAATATTTTCAAACTGGGACTTACCGGATTCTTTGCCGATAAAGCCGTGATCCTGCGATTTGGCATCCCGGCCATCGTAGCTGCTTTCGCCGGGGCCGAATTGCTTACATGGATGTCCGCATCGGAGCCTGTTGCGAGTTATTACTTAGGTCATACGATCTTCTATATACGATGGGAAAAAATAATCATGGCTATTGTCATGATCATTTTTGCATTGCTAGAGATCATACCGGCTTGGTCACAGATACATTTTGATCCTAAATATTTACCATACGGCGGGATTCTCAGCGGTTTTTTTGGCGGGTTATCAGGGCATCAAGGCGCTCTGCGCAGCGCGTTTCTTCTTCGTTTAGGTCTCGGTAAAGAAAGTTTTATTGCCACCGGTGTCGTCATCGCATGTATGATTGACATAACGCGATTAAGCGTTTATGGGTTTTCTATTTTTCAGGAAAACATCGCAGCCCATTGGCCGTTACTGCTCATAGCCATCTCGAGCGCATTTGGCGGTGCGTTTCTTGGAAATCGGTTTCTTAAAAAAATGACCATTGCTTTACTACAAAAGAGCGTGGCTTTATTTCTTATCGCCCTTGCCTGCGCTCTGGCCACGGGTATCATCTGA
- a CDS encoding AI-2E family transporter: MINEKEPRFLLITLIATILFGFWFVTIKDVFSPFILATVIIAFLLPFRDHKTIRVLIALIFTLFMLWLINELREIFTPFLIAFALAYLFDPVVDSFEKRKFSRTSSIVVIILAILGTLFAIGLLVIPQFAGEVSALAGTFPSYEDFKRNLNPDALSFLQSWGMDTAKIMAMIESETTNKITGLIREFTQSAQSLSDGLSSLITQLINLILIPFITFYFLRDFDQNIARIRSRTPERHRAKFEKLYTRIDGILSVYIRRIFLTAFTLGMLSMVILFILDIRFATIIGITLGLFYLIPYVGYLLTFAVGAIMGLLNPDPGSAVLKIMIVIACIKIIDLGIVSPRLVGEKLGLHPVLMIFSIFVFGKLLGLLGLFIAIPVTAILKVLIMEWYDQNFLHREFIRDDSSSTSKE, from the coding sequence ATGATCAATGAAAAAGAACCCCGTTTTTTACTCATCACTTTGATTGCCACCATTCTTTTTGGTTTTTGGTTTGTCACCATAAAAGATGTGTTTTCACCGTTTATATTAGCGACGGTCATCATCGCCTTTTTACTTCCGTTTCGCGATCATAAAACGATACGCGTGCTCATCGCCTTGATTTTCACGCTGTTTATGTTATGGCTGATTAACGAGTTGCGTGAAATTTTCACGCCTTTTCTGATCGCTTTTGCATTAGCATATCTCTTTGACCCGGTAGTGGACAGTTTCGAAAAACGCAAATTTTCCCGCACGTCTTCCATTGTGGTTATCATATTGGCAATACTCGGAACATTATTTGCCATCGGGCTTTTAGTCATTCCGCAATTTGCAGGCGAAGTCTCCGCGTTGGCCGGCACTTTCCCTTCGTACGAAGATTTTAAACGTAATCTGAATCCGGACGCCTTGAGTTTTTTGCAATCGTGGGGCATGGATACCGCAAAAATCATGGCCATGATCGAATCGGAAACAACGAATAAAATCACCGGCCTTATTCGTGAATTTACGCAAAGCGCGCAATCGTTGTCCGACGGGCTGAGTTCACTGATCACGCAACTCATCAATCTGATTCTGATTCCCTTCATTACATTTTATTTTTTACGGGATTTTGACCAGAATATCGCGCGTATCCGATCACGTACGCCGGAGCGACATCGAGCAAAATTTGAAAAGCTGTATACTCGTATTGACGGAATTCTCAGCGTTTATATTCGCCGGATTTTTCTGACGGCATTTACGCTCGGTATGCTTTCCATGGTCATTCTTTTTATTTTGGATATCCGTTTTGCCACGATCATCGGAATAACACTCGGTTTGTTTTACCTCATTCCATACGTGGGTTACCTTCTGACATTTGCTGTTGGCGCCATCATGGGGTTGCTCAATCCCGATCCCGGCAGCGCGGTTCTCAAAATCATGATCGTGATCGCCTGCATCAAAATCATAGATCTGGGTATCGTCTCACCGCGCCTTGTCGGTGAAAAATTGGGATTGCACCCGGTGCTGATGATTTTTTCGATTTTTGTGTTCGGTAAATTGCTCGGGCTGCTCGGGCTTTTTATTGCTATTCCCGTGACGGCCATTCTGAAAGTACTGATCATGGAATGGTACGATCAAAACTTTCTGCATCGCGAATTTATCCGTGATGATTCATCGTCAACATCCAAGGAGTAA
- a CDS encoding SDR family oxidoreductase, translated as MGYSVKDRIILITGASAGIGEATARTFAEAGGKLILTARRKEKLEKLANELKEQFGTPSYTASLDVRDNAAVENFVRTLPDAWSAIDILVNNAGLGRGLDKLHEGKIADWEEMIDTNVKGLLYVSRAVIPGMVARGRGHIFNLGSIAGHETYPGGNVYCATKHAARAINNGMRIDLVDTPVRVTTIDPGLVETEFSVVRFRGDAQRAKKPYEGIAPLRGEDIADLILFAATRPTHVNINEMIVMPKAQATSTLVHRKV; from the coding sequence ATGGGTTATTCCGTGAAAGATCGTATTATTCTTATCACCGGCGCCAGCGCGGGTATCGGTGAAGCGACCGCCCGCACATTTGCCGAGGCCGGAGGAAAATTGATTCTCACCGCCCGTCGTAAAGAAAAGCTTGAAAAACTGGCCAACGAACTGAAAGAACAATTCGGAACGCCGTCGTATACCGCTTCCCTGGATGTTCGTGATAACGCGGCCGTAGAAAATTTTGTACGCACTCTACCTGACGCATGGTCGGCCATTGATATTTTAGTCAATAACGCCGGACTCGGGCGCGGTTTGGACAAACTGCATGAAGGAAAAATCGCCGACTGGGAAGAAATGATTGATACCAATGTCAAAGGTTTGCTCTATGTCAGTCGCGCTGTTATCCCGGGCATGGTCGCTCGCGGCAGAGGGCATATTTTCAATCTGGGATCCATCGCGGGTCATGAAACCTACCCCGGCGGAAACGTGTATTGTGCGACCAAACACGCCGCACGTGCAATCAATAACGGAATGCGGATTGACCTCGTGGATACGCCGGTGCGCGTAACGACGATTGACCCCGGTCTAGTCGAAACGGAATTTAGTGTAGTACGTTTTCGCGGTGATGCCCAGCGCGCCAAAAAACCGTATGAAGGCATCGCGCCGCTTAGAGGAGAGGATATAGCCGACTTGATTTTATTTGCAGCGACACGCCCGACGCATGTCAATATCAACGAAATGATCGTGATGCCCAAAGCGCAAGCTACATCCACTTTGGTACACCGCAAAGTATAA